The Arvicanthis niloticus isolate mArvNil1 unplaced genomic scaffold, mArvNil1.pat.X pat_scaffold_1565_arrow_ctg1, whole genome shotgun sequence genomic sequence AACAAATTCTGTGATGAAGAAAGCTTGGCAGAGAGGTTTGGGCCTCAGACCTTCAGAGTATGGTACATTTCCCAGACGATTGCCTTTTCTTCATATAATCAATCTCTTGATGAAGTTTCTTGCTCTCATTCTCAAATCCGTCCCTGAGAAGTTTTTCCTGTTcctaaaacagaaatagaagctgAATTCTGATCATGTTCTATGATCCCCAGTGTCTCACAAACTCTCCATTAGTCTCACAGACTGTCCTTCAGTCCACTAAATCCTTGAGAATTTTGGTGTATTTCTTAAAGCTTTTTCCACTTTCAAcattgccctcctcctcctcttcttcctcctcctcctcttttctctctctctgctgtctatatatctctctgtctctgtctctctcttgtctcctacAAAAGCTtatgaatgttttcctttgctctctccacCTGTAGAAATTTAGTCTAACATTGATAAAACACCAATAGCCAACAACCATCATGTCCTGTTCTTACACCTTTTGACTCATGTAAAACACAGTTTTCTATCAAATCAACACCAGCTTGCCTGTTCTTTCTTGCCTCATCTCTGAGCTGTGCAGACTCTCAAACACATGGAAGAAAGTGATAAAATCTCAAACAATGGAAGGTCACTATCTGAATCAGGGCATGTGTTCAAGCAAGAAATTTAGTACATGCCCAATATGTTAGTGACAGAAACAGGTGACAGAAATACATCAAAGCAACTGGGATCTGCAGTTCTCACAGGATATTCTGGACCATCCTGGAGATTCAGCTCACATGTAGAGGAATGCAGAATACTGCAAATGTCGTACTTAACCCATGAGTTTGAGTAGATAGATGGCTAGGGATGCTTCCAGAGACAAGGTCATCCCAGGTGTAGCAGAAATGAATTCCCTTTGGGTTCCATTCAGTAGAGAAAATAAGCTGCATATTGTGTTAATTAGCTTACATCTCATGAAATTACAATGTCCCCatatggcatacacacacacataacagtCTAGAATTATGAAATGGATATAAGTAGAAGATGCTTAAGCAATTCCTAGCCACTGTCTATGGAGAGTTTATATAAAGAGTTTTCAGCCATAACACTCCTCTACTCACTAGACAGGGCTGGACTTATGCAGTGACAGGACGAAAATGTATCAGTTTCTGAACCATTTACTGTACTGCAGGAGTCTTCATTGCAAAGGTCTTACTTCCTAACCCAGGCTGACTGTGAACtagtcatgctcctgcctcagcctgctgatCAACTTGCATTTTGATTTTCACAGTTgacttaaagatttatttatgttattttaagtgatgagtgttttgcttgtaatGTATGTAAATTTACGACATatatgcagtgcctgcagaggccagaggaggaggtCCAATTTCCTGGAAatagagttacagactgttgtaaaccactgtgtggatgctgagaacaagacatgggtcctctgtaagacagATAAATGCTCTTCACTACTGAGAATTTTTGATTGGGACACAGGAATGTACTGGGATGATATGGTGGATTACCTGAAGTTTAAGAGCTATTATTTTGTCCTGTTCTGCTCTTAACCTTTGTTgttcctccttcatcttctctgtcAGCTGTTTCACATGCTCCTGGTAACTCTGTTCCTTCTCCTGCATCATCAGCTCAAActtcttctgcttttcttctaGCTCTCTGTTTGCAGCTTCAGCAGCTTCAGCCTTTATACGTTCCGCTGAGGAGGAGAAGCAAAGAATATGAAGATTAAATTTTATgagtttcttttgatttttagcTCCTTTAAAAATTCTCTTAACTTGGACAAAATTTCATGTGGCAACTTCTGAATGGAATAACCAATGAATAACAGATAACTGTGTATGCCAGTTAATAAAAGAACACCACAAATTATGCTTGAAATATTTCGCCACAATTGATAATTCCATATGGATCAATACTGCTAAATGTGTCAGGAGCTTCCACCATCTGGAGTGTCTTGAGCAGCTCTCACCTTCGACCTCCTTTGCTGCCTCCGTGAGTGACTGATCCGTCTTTAGAAGTGTTTCAACAACATCTTCCTTGGACTCAAAGTACTTTTTCAGCATTGCTTCTGCCTAGTTGTATAAAATAAGTTGGAGACAAGCCAATGTATTTGTTAACTGTAgcagtaaaatttaaaacagcGGCACCCATCTTGGCTTGTTTTTATGGGGCtaccatgttcccgactagacaaggcctgacaCCAAGAGCAACAGTGTGCTTTCTCCACTGCTTGGTTCTGACCACCACTCAGGTTAGCCAGAAGCACCAGTCCTGGCACCCaccagatgccagcatgggagacgGCTCTGTCAGTGTACCACACTGACTCCACAAAGGTTGGCTAAACCcacagtagaatgaagactcttatgCTTAAAGATTACCCaatgtttatatatttggaaatactcaattaacaagatgcccacacagctAGAGTTGTTAACTAATAcataaccttaagatataaatcatcACCCAGGACTTTTCTGGACCcatgcatggttctccatggctgctacctctctcattcctcctcctagctcctcctcttccttctcctccttccactctttgctcctcccaccttagctcctcccaaattactgagCCTTATTGTAAAATGTAGAGGGTGAAATGTTCTGCTACAGTTAACTATCATTGATGTTAATTGATTTCAATCATTAATTGAACTGCTATGTAGCAATCCAAATAGCTTCCTAAGTTTAATGGACCTAAAACTGACTTAGAGACTTCCACACCCTCAAATCTGATCCTTTCACAGCCCCATCTTTTAGTATCTCATAAACTGTATTGAACTAGTTTGTGTCTTTGATCTCTTTTCTTATCTGCTTCACATATCTCATGTAACTCTGAGCTGATTGTGTCAGTTTTTGCTTCAAAAATGTAACATCAGCCTTTTGCTTATCATCTGTTGCATCCAAATCTCACATGCCTAGACTAGCCTCTGTTTAAACTACTGCTCCAGACTATTTATCTTGGACTATCTACAACTTTGCCATGTCACTTTGAGAAAGCTTCTATTGCTCAAATGCTCAAAGATGACTTTATAGTTCATCCAAAAGGGCATCAGGCATTTTTCATTGTCCTCCAGGATGCTCCTTGTGTGGATTGTGATCTTCTTTATATCTTCCTAATCTCTACTTTATCCATTACCTCCCAGAATATCAGGTCTCTTGCTACATCTGAAATATGCATTCAATTACTTTTATGGACTATTTTGTTGTTTGAAATTTTCATCCCCTATATAGCCACTGGtcttttttttaacacatttgAACAATTTGCTAAATTTTTTCCATATAGACTATCAAAACAGTAAATTATAGTATCTCTTAAAAATCTGGAATATTCATTGGATTAAATTCATATGAAAATTCATATAAAATCATATGGAAATTGTTCATCAGAAAAGTCATGGTGCATCTTCAAAATCGTAAAAAAAGTTCGTGCACCATTCTTATGTCCTTTTgttcctcctttttgttttgggGTAAAATTGAAGTAGAGCCTGACTTTCTTGCAGCTATCTTAGAGCATGGATTCagcctggagatggagttactgAATTAATGTTCtggtggagaggagaggaagaaacctGGGAACAAGTAGGTGGTAGATCCATCACAGAGGCACTGTGTTCTTCCTACCTGACTTATTGACtagaagtaaaagaagaaatacccagtcatttaaaatattgttatttgtaGATAATACAAAGTCACACCCAATGTTAAATTCTATTACCCATGTACAATAGTTTAGACCTGATGAATGTAGATGATGCTGTCTGGAATTGTACTCATTGGCATGTATGCTCATTGGCAATGAGACTTGTGCTTACTATGcctcattttctgtttcaatttatatacacactaataataatgCATAGTTTGTGGGGTGATGTGAGAATTAAGAGACAGAGTTTCTGAAACACAATGAGAGCAATCTAAGTCCTAACTGCTATTACCACCATCATTACTTTTAATCATCTTGTCTCTTACAACCCAAGAAGGTCTTGATTCACAAGGTCAAATAAATCATTTCAGACAATTAGATGACCAAATGgttgagtgagtgaatgaattcTACAAACATTTCTCAGAGGTCTAGTTGTGTTTCCAAGAAGAAATGTGGTATCTGTCTCACAGTTGGCTGTCTGCCTAGATGAATGTAAGACAAGTCCACTCTCCATCAACACCATTGCATTTTTCTCATTCTCATTGGCATTTGGAAGAGATTCCTCACCAAGCCCTCAAAATGGTACCAACTTCTCGATTTACCTGGAGCCCCTTCCCAGGAGCCTGGTTATACTTTTTCTCTAACTCCTGTTTCTTCTGAAGGAAGTGGTAGTAACCTCCTGGTTTAGAAAATGTCCCTTGTTTTActtcttcttccagaggtccaaaAATATCCTCCAGCAAATCTGAGCACCGAGCTGACGACACGTCCATGTTCTTCTTAACAAAGGCATCTCGCTTGGCTACCAGCAGGTTCTGTGTAAGGACAAAATCACAAGGATGgttgagagaagagagataacACATCAGACTACTGGAGAGTGTCTAAGTGGGGCCAGGCTCTTCATCTCATTATGAGAATTTCCCTGAGTAGGGTGCTGGCTATAGAAACTGAAACTTCAAATTTGATTTCCTAAGGGCCTTTATCCCTGTTTTCCTGCTTCAGAAACATTTCCAAAGCACAGGTGTTGCTTCTCAGGAGGGAAGCCTTTCTCTAGTTGAGTCTTTAATTGAACTAACTTTTAGAGCTAGACAGGCCTGTGTAGACTTCCTGAACTCTCCAATTTTGGGCTTCGTGACCTTGTGATTAGTGAACTAAAGTTTTCTTGTCTATTAGGATGAAGAAACAACACCAGTCTTGGAGGTCTCTTGTCAGACTGTGTGAAGCTCTACAGAAATACCCAGGAAAGGGTAATGGGCTAAGTAATACTCTTTAATATGGGGATATTCCTTTGTATTTCCTCGTCATATAGCCAAGAAAATACTGAAGATGATGTAAAGTGCATGCTAGTGTTTGAAAAGCATAGCAGAAGAGCAGTCTCTCCAAATGACATGAAGCACATACCGAAATGGCAGCTCTTTAATCTCCTGTAGATTAGAGAGCAGTAAGTTTCCTGTTCACATTGACTATTATGTTTTTCAGAACCTCTGAATGAAACCACATGTCCTTTGTAAACTCCTGCTTTGGTAATCTGAAAAGCATTGCCACTGGTCAAACAGCAAAACATCTTATGATTGGTTTATCATTACTAGCAGGAAACACAATAATGatgtttttttaagaattaaaaactaCCCTAAGTTGAATATGACAAAATCTTGAAGAACAAATAACATATTATGAAAAAACAGATAAATGATCCTTTGTAAGTGCACTTGTGCAATTCCCTCAATGGCTAAAAACATGGCTCCCAGAAGAATCAAATCTTTCAATAATCActgtaaatatttgtaaaaatgcaTCATCGAGTGTCACTTGTTGACTAAAAAAACCACTCATCCCCCAAAGTGTCCATGTTTTCATTGTCTTATGATTTTGGGTACTACACCTACCCTACCCCTAGTTCTGTCTGGAACTTTTGGTCTACATCCTTGAAAGAATTCTTCAGGAAGACATGAATGGCCTCACTCTCAATAGGCCTGTGCAGGTCCAGCAGTTCCTGGAGGGTTTCTGTGGGCATCTGGACCTTCTGATTCATCTGTTCCTCATAGTAGGTGATGGCCTTTTGTACTGCTGCTGAGTTCTCTATTTGGGCCAAAGTCAGGACTGCATTCTCCATGCAGGGGAGAGTCCCACTGCTGATGGCACTGACATAGGTCTGCACCAGGCTCTTTAGACCTACACaagacaaagttaaaaaaaatggctGTCAGTTGGTAGAGAGATCACTCTACATACAGTTTTTAGAATTCTCTAGGAAAAAGTAGCAATATAATAGCTTATTAACCATAAAGT encodes the following:
- the LOC117701637 gene encoding guanylate-binding protein 2, whose amino-acid sequence is MASEIHMLKPMCLIENTKARLVINQEALSILSAINQPVVVVAIVGLYRTGKSYLMNKLAGKRSGFSLGSTVQSHTKGIWMWCVPHPKKAGQTLVLLDTEGLEDVEKGDNQNDCWIFALAVLLSSTFIYNSIGTINQQAMDQLHYVTELTDLIKSKSSPDQSGIDDSANFVGFFPTFVWALRDFSLELEVNGKLVTADEYLEHSLTLKKGADKNTKRFNEPRLCIRKFFPKRKCFIFDRPAQRKQLCKLETLPEEQLYSEFVEQVAEFTSYIFNYSAVKTLSGGIIVNGPRLKSLVQTYVSAISSGTLPCMENAVLTLAQIENSAAVQKAITYYEEQMNQKVQMPTETLQELLDLHRPIESEAIHVFLKNSFKDVDQKFQTELGNLLVAKRDAFVKKNMDVSSARCSDLLEDIFGPLEEEVKQGTFSKPGGYYHFLQKKQELEKKYNQAPGKGLQAEAMLKKYFESKEDVVETLLKTDQSLTEAAKEVEAERIKAEAAEAANRELEEKQKKFELMMQEKEQSYQEHVKQLTEKMKEEQQRLRAEQDKIIALKLQEQEKLLRDGFENESKKLHQEIDYMKKRQSSGKCTIL